Proteins found in one Thermus islandicus DSM 21543 genomic segment:
- a CDS encoding YraN family protein, with protein MSRGRWAEAAALRYLLGQGYRLLGKNRRTPFGEVDLFLEKDGVYVVVEVKQRASSRFGTPLEALTPGKVRRLLQSARFLLGRDDLPVRLEAVLVQGTPEDFRLEHMALEL; from the coding sequence ATGTCCCGGGGTCGGTGGGCCGAGGCGGCAGCCCTGCGCTACCTTCTGGGCCAGGGCTACCGCCTCCTTGGGAAAAACCGCCGTACCCCTTTCGGCGAGGTGGACCTCTTTCTGGAGAAGGACGGGGTCTACGTGGTGGTGGAGGTGAAGCAGAGGGCCTCCAGCCGCTTCGGTACGCCCCTCGAGGCCCTCACCCCCGGGAAGGTGAGGAGGCTCCTCCAAAGCGCCCGCTTCCTCCTGGGGCGGGACGACCTGCCGGTGCGCCTCGAGGCCGTTTTGGTCCAGGGCACCCCGGAGGACTTCCGCCTGGAGCACATGGCCCTGGAGCTCTAG
- a CDS encoding copper chaperone PCu(A)C, with protein sequence MRRIFWMLLTLGALVWAQGTPSAHTHGPSEGPLKAQGLWVRYVGGNTAALFGTFFNPGPAPIRILGFRSPVAAKSELHQTRMDPNTGVARMEPVEGYLLAPGARLELRPGGYHGMLMGLKRPLKLGEVIQVEVLLEGGKVLPLQVPVRLDPPNPDGGS encoded by the coding sequence GTGCGGCGCATCTTTTGGATGCTTTTGACCCTGGGCGCCCTGGTTTGGGCGCAAGGCACCCCGTCGGCGCACACCCATGGCCCCTCGGAAGGCCCTCTAAAGGCCCAGGGGCTTTGGGTGCGCTACGTGGGCGGCAACACGGCCGCCCTCTTCGGCACCTTCTTCAACCCTGGTCCCGCCCCCATCCGGATCCTGGGCTTCCGCTCCCCTGTGGCGGCCAAATCCGAGCTTCACCAGACCCGCATGGACCCGAACACAGGGGTGGCCCGGATGGAACCCGTGGAGGGCTACCTCCTTGCACCCGGGGCCAGGCTGGAGCTCCGGCCCGGGGGGTACCACGGCATGCTCATGGGCCTAAAAAGGCCCCTCAAACTGGGGGAAGTGATCCAGGTGGAGGTTCTCCTGGAAGGAGGCAAGGTCCTCCCCCTCCAGGTACCGGTCCGACTGGACCCCCCGAACCCTGATGGGGGCTCCTAG
- a CDS encoding PASTA domain-containing protein, whose translation MLLDDRYPVLETLKAQEGVTLYRVEGGWVFFFEVRTPEEKERFYRYRAAVRRLQELGLVEAQISAKPGRHYVFFPERPLARRPPPKEALAALAPLGFGGEHLAMAEDGVAYLSPWPLQGSPGARVGRPGFLLGVAPGLLLALLGLWLFSQGLYRYFNPPEYAVPDLVGKTAREAFLLLKDTGLNLEVAEGNDPTKPKEVVLAQEPPPGTRLREGRTVRLVLNQARLNPLPNLQGLEEAAAEARLLELGFRVEGKAQVEGPGALGVVLGTDPPPGTPMPPGGGVRLLLSLGQGGGPAVPLPQFTGLSREEALFLLNAAGLQARVEEVPSGAPPGTVLAQDPAPGTPVPPGGGVRLRVAVRGEVLLPPAFPPPPERTVNLSLNLPPEAAGHQVRLVLLDERGEQVVYEGEGREGLRLEGAYQVQGEARFRLYLDGALFQEWTP comes from the coding sequence ATGCTCCTGGATGACCGCTACCCGGTGCTGGAGACCCTGAAGGCGCAGGAGGGGGTGACCCTCTACCGGGTGGAGGGGGGGTGGGTCTTCTTCTTTGAGGTGAGGACCCCGGAGGAGAAGGAGCGCTTCTACCGCTACCGGGCCGCGGTCCGCCGCCTGCAGGAGCTGGGGCTCGTGGAGGCCCAGATCTCCGCCAAGCCCGGGCGCCACTACGTCTTCTTCCCGGAGAGGCCCCTGGCCCGCAGGCCCCCGCCCAAGGAGGCCCTGGCGGCCCTAGCCCCCCTGGGCTTCGGGGGGGAGCACCTGGCCATGGCCGAGGACGGGGTGGCCTACCTCTCCCCCTGGCCCCTCCAGGGCTCTCCTGGGGCCCGGGTTGGCCGCCCTGGCTTCCTCCTGGGGGTCGCCCCTGGCCTCCTCCTCGCCCTCCTGGGCCTCTGGCTTTTCTCCCAGGGGCTCTACCGCTACTTCAACCCACCGGAGTACGCCGTCCCTGACCTGGTGGGCAAAACGGCCCGGGAGGCCTTCCTCCTTCTGAAGGACACGGGCCTGAACCTAGAGGTGGCCGAGGGGAACGACCCTACCAAGCCCAAGGAGGTGGTCCTGGCCCAGGAGCCGCCTCCCGGCACCCGGCTCAGGGAGGGCCGCACCGTCCGCCTCGTCCTCAACCAGGCCCGGCTCAACCCCCTGCCCAACCTCCAGGGCCTCGAGGAGGCGGCGGCGGAGGCCAGGCTTCTGGAGCTCGGTTTCCGCGTGGAGGGCAAGGCCCAGGTGGAGGGCCCCGGGGCTTTGGGGGTGGTCCTGGGCACCGACCCGCCGCCGGGCACCCCCATGCCGCCGGGAGGGGGGGTGCGCCTCCTCCTCTCCCTGGGGCAAGGGGGAGGGCCCGCGGTGCCCTTGCCCCAGTTCACGGGCCTTTCCCGGGAAGAGGCCCTCTTCCTCCTGAACGCCGCCGGGCTCCAGGCCCGGGTGGAGGAGGTGCCCTCCGGGGCCCCTCCAGGCACGGTTCTGGCGCAGGACCCCGCCCCGGGCACCCCCGTGCCCCCAGGGGGTGGGGTGCGCCTGAGGGTGGCGGTGCGGGGGGAGGTGCTCCTGCCCCCCGCCTTCCCCCCGCCCCCGGAGCGCACCGTGAACCTCTCCCTGAACCTTCCGCCGGAGGCTGCGGGGCATCAGGTGCGCCTGGTGCTCTTGGACGAGCGGGGGGAGCAGGTGGTGTACGAGGGCGAGGGGCGGGAGGGCCTGCGGTTGGAGGGCGCTTACCAGGTCCAGGGGGAGGCCCGCTTCCGCCTCTACCTGGACGGGGCCCTTTTCCAGGAGTGGACCCCATGA
- a CDS encoding FAD-dependent oxidoreductase, with amino-acid sequence MWDVLVVGGGPSGLAAALFLARAGLRVLVLDGGRSQVLQVSRVPNYPGLLDEPSGEALLERLREHARRYGAEVRPGVVKGVRDMGGVFEVETERGVEEAERLLLCTHKDPTLPSLLGLARRGTFIDTDEGGRTSYPRVYAAGVARGKVPGHAIVSAGDGAYVAVHLVSDLRGEPYKDHAQ; translated from the coding sequence ATGTGGGATGTCCTCGTGGTGGGCGGGGGCCCTTCGGGGCTTGCCGCCGCCCTCTTCCTGGCCCGGGCGGGCCTGCGGGTCCTGGTCTTGGACGGGGGCCGCTCCCAGGTCCTGCAGGTGAGCCGGGTGCCCAACTACCCAGGACTGTTGGACGAACCCTCCGGGGAAGCCCTTCTGGAGCGCCTACGGGAGCACGCCCGGCGCTACGGGGCGGAGGTCCGCCCCGGGGTGGTGAAGGGGGTGCGGGACATGGGCGGGGTCTTTGAAGTGGAGACGGAAAGGGGGGTGGAGGAGGCGGAAAGGCTCCTCCTCTGCACCCACAAGGACCCCACCCTTCCCTCCCTCCTGGGCCTCGCGCGGCGGGGCACCTTCATAGACACCGATGAGGGGGGGCGCACCAGCTACCCCCGGGTCTACGCCGCCGGGGTGGCCCGAGGGAAGGTGCCGGGCCACGCCATCGTGAGCGCGGGGGACGGGGCCTACGTGGCCGTGCACCTCGTCTCCGACCTTCGGGGCGAGCCCTACAAGGACCACGCCCAGTAG